A region from the Methylovorus glucosotrophus genome encodes:
- a CDS encoding methyl-accepting chemotaxis protein: MTVAKRMYLLMAVAILGLVSLAGLAYHQINRVYDITNFSNVDSMPSIARLDEALSEFEELNTLVWQHMTNQDNAKKAEIETKVAAAHVRLTDTLKKYEDNHISDDEDKRLLQVDRLLLADYDNLAGNVLTLSLANKHDEARDALLAGETTILKLQKAIADHRQHNVELGSQSAEKAAAIKASATEFMIIIAIVALALVTVIGFMIIRTLMRQLGGEPALAAQVAKRIAAGDLHVAIKLANDDKTSLMYSMKQMTDTIITLLKDLESLADQHEAGNMRATIVSSRFNGEFNTLADKINHMVGNYADVLNKSMSCITAFSQGDFTKTLQTLPGDLAFINKGVEGLRQNIQTLISDMHYMSNQHREGEDDVVMDISKYSGSYAEVAAGVNSMVGDHIEEKNKIVSFVTAIGNGDFTIKVDPFPGKKASINKSLEKVRGNLQGLIDSIKWVSNEHEQGNIDMTLHAHLFKGDFSKVAENVNIMVGGHIQLMEKAMACVKAFGEGNFNAELEQFPGKKAYINETVEQVRKNLKALNEDVQMLVRAANEGRVSVRADASRHPGDFRKIVDGVNETLEMIVGPISTVKEAADAINTAAKEIAQGNSDLSRRTEDQASSLEKTAASMEQLASTVKQNADNAKQANQLASAASGVAVKGGEVVADVVSTMSAINDSARKIEDIISVIDGIAFQTNILALNAAVEAARAGEQGRGFAVVAGEVRNLAQRSAAAAKEIKELINDSVSKTTEGTTLVENAGKTMEEVVQSVKRVSDIIGEIAAASQEQSAGIAQVNDAVIKMDDVTQQNTALVEEAAAAAESLMEQANGLLNSVSVFVLDGQAAPAVAAPTRRPAIASAPSGRPVPAPQPKLQAPAKTGTDDEWEEF; this comes from the coding sequence ATGACTGTCGCTAAGCGTATGTATCTTTTGATGGCGGTTGCCATTCTGGGGCTGGTGTCCTTGGCCGGGTTGGCCTATCACCAGATTAATCGGGTCTATGACATCACCAACTTTTCCAATGTGGATTCCATGCCCAGCATTGCCAGGCTCGATGAAGCGCTCAGTGAGTTTGAAGAGCTGAATACCCTGGTATGGCAGCACATGACCAACCAGGACAATGCCAAGAAGGCTGAGATTGAGACCAAGGTTGCTGCGGCTCACGTACGCCTGACCGATACCCTGAAAAAATACGAAGACAATCATATCTCCGATGATGAGGACAAGCGTTTGCTGCAGGTGGATCGCCTGTTGCTTGCGGACTACGACAACCTGGCGGGCAATGTGCTGACGCTTTCTCTCGCCAACAAACATGATGAAGCGCGTGATGCCTTGCTGGCAGGCGAGACCACCATTCTCAAGTTGCAAAAGGCGATCGCTGACCACCGCCAGCACAACGTTGAGTTGGGTTCCCAGAGCGCTGAAAAAGCGGCTGCCATCAAAGCCAGTGCAACCGAGTTCATGATCATTATCGCCATCGTGGCTCTGGCTCTGGTCACCGTGATCGGCTTCATGATCATCCGCACCCTCATGCGTCAGCTCGGTGGCGAGCCCGCCCTGGCTGCGCAGGTGGCCAAGCGTATTGCGGCTGGCGATTTGCATGTGGCGATCAAGCTGGCCAATGATGATAAAACCAGCCTGATGTATTCCATGAAGCAGATGACCGACACCATCATCACCCTACTCAAGGATCTGGAAAGCCTGGCCGATCAGCATGAAGCCGGCAATATGCGCGCCACCATCGTCAGCAGCCGCTTCAATGGCGAATTCAACACCCTGGCTGACAAGATCAACCACATGGTGGGCAATTATGCTGACGTGCTGAATAAATCCATGTCCTGCATTACGGCGTTCTCCCAGGGCGATTTCACCAAGACCCTGCAAACCCTGCCAGGTGACCTGGCCTTTATCAACAAGGGAGTGGAAGGTCTGCGCCAGAATATCCAGACCCTGATCTCCGATATGCATTACATGTCGAACCAGCACCGTGAGGGCGAGGACGATGTGGTGATGGATATCAGCAAATACAGCGGATCCTATGCCGAAGTTGCCGCCGGTGTGAACAGCATGGTCGGCGACCATATTGAAGAGAAAAACAAGATTGTGAGCTTCGTGACCGCCATTGGTAACGGTGACTTCACCATCAAGGTGGATCCATTCCCAGGCAAGAAGGCTTCCATCAACAAGAGCCTGGAAAAAGTCCGTGGCAACCTGCAAGGCCTGATTGACTCCATCAAGTGGGTCAGCAACGAGCATGAGCAGGGCAATATCGACATGACGCTGCATGCGCATCTGTTCAAGGGTGACTTCAGCAAGGTAGCCGAGAACGTCAATATCATGGTGGGTGGCCATATCCAGCTGATGGAAAAAGCCATGGCCTGTGTCAAAGCCTTTGGTGAGGGTAACTTCAATGCCGAACTGGAGCAGTTCCCAGGCAAGAAGGCGTATATCAACGAAACTGTTGAGCAAGTGCGCAAAAACCTCAAGGCACTGAATGAAGACGTACAGATGCTGGTGCGTGCCGCCAATGAAGGCCGTGTATCGGTACGTGCCGATGCCAGCCGCCATCCTGGTGACTTCCGCAAGATTGTCGATGGCGTGAACGAAACGCTGGAAATGATCGTAGGCCCGATCAGCACGGTAAAAGAAGCCGCAGATGCGATCAACACCGCCGCGAAAGAAATTGCGCAGGGCAACTCCGACCTGAGCCGCCGTACGGAAGACCAGGCATCGTCGCTGGAAAAAACCGCTGCCAGCATGGAGCAGTTGGCCTCCACCGTGAAGCAGAACGCCGACAACGCCAAGCAAGCCAACCAGCTCGCTTCTGCGGCATCCGGTGTCGCTGTAAAGGGCGGCGAAGTGGTCGCCGATGTGGTGTCTACCATGAGCGCCATCAACGACAGCGCCCGCAAGATCGAAGACATTATCTCGGTGATTGACGGCATTGCCTTCCAGACCAACATCCTGGCGCTGAACGCTGCGGTAGAAGCCGCCCGTGCCGGTGAACAAGGCCGTGGCTTTGCCGTGGTGGCAGGCGAGGTGCGCAACCTGGCCCAACGCTCTGCGGCAGCGGCCAAGGAAATCAAGGAACTGATCAACGACTCGGTTAGCAAGACCACCGAAGGTACGACTCTGGTGGAAAACGCCGGCAAGACCATGGAAGAAGTGGTGCAGTCTGTGAAACGCGTATCAGACATCATTGGCGAAATTGCCGCGGCCTCGCAAGAGCAGAGCGCCGGTATTGCGCAGGTGAACGACGCCGTGATCAAGATGGACGACGTGACGCAGCAGAACACCGCGCTGGTGGAAGAGGCTGCTGCGGCAGCGGAATCGCTGATGGAACAAGCCAACGGCCTGTTGAATTCGGTGAGTGTATTCGTGCTGGATGGTCAGGCTGCGCCTGCCGTCGCCGCGCCTACCCGCCGGCCCGCCATTGCCTCCGCACCGTCTGGTCGCCCGGTGCCTGCACCGCAACCCAAGCTGCAAGCACCGGCCAAAACCGGTACGGATGACGAGTGGGAAGAGTTTTAA
- a CDS encoding methyl-accepting chemotaxis protein, whose translation MKMTVANRIKLLIAAAVIGLLIVVAIGHVQTGRVFDKANYGNENTTPSVASLGLIQEYFQRYRIVVLRHILDTEPAEMVKDDQRLLELKGKLDDELKTYGDNYISNDEDRQMYDKTKADWDKYQQLLQNVLSLSRAGERDQAAALLKAQADNIARDLTAHIEEHFKLNMTFGTAAAEDALATRHTATIINVVVAVVVTLAVIVIGIFMLRAIMRQLGQEPAELAEMSRKFAAGDLTQKITVAEDDKSSVVYSMRRLQKTLQGLTDSLNFVSAAHEKGDIDETLKADLFEGLFRDVANGVNGMVGGHVNMMRKTMATVEGFGAGNFDAPLEKFPGKKAFINDTIEKVRSNIKSFIADMNHMSQEHDAGDIDVRMDVSKYQGAYAEMANGVNTMVGGHIDVKKKSMAVVRAFGEGDLTATIEQLPGKKAFINEAIEKTRGQLKAAGEAARFAELIKTSLDNAAVSVMVADPDGIIIYMNKFTEDLMKRSEANLRTQLPNFSANNIIGQNFDVYHKNPSHQRNMLASLHSPYATEITVGEQIFKLNAAPIFSSSGERMGTAVQWIDRTTEAHAEHEIGEIVKAAADGDFSKRARSDGREGFFKLVAEGLNQTLDTIIAPISTVKEAADAINTAAKEIAQGNSDLSRRTEDQASSLEKTAASMEQLASTVKQNADNAKQANQLASAASGVAVKGGEVVADVVSTMSAINDSARKIEDIISVIDGIAFQTNILALNAAVEAARAGEQGRGFAVVAGEVRNLAQRSAAAAKEIKELINDSVSKTTEGTTLVENAGKTMEEVVQSVKRVSDIIGEIAAASQEQSAGIAQVNDAVIKMDDVTQQNTALVEEAAAAAESLVEQATALTDAVADFKLREGDVRAPAAAKMLSRPEVRSNPAPRPAPARAAAAPVLKVASKASVNEDEWEEF comes from the coding sequence ATGAAAATGACTGTCGCAAATCGTATCAAGCTGTTGATTGCTGCTGCAGTAATCGGTCTGCTGATCGTGGTAGCCATCGGTCATGTTCAGACTGGGCGGGTATTCGACAAAGCCAACTATGGCAACGAAAACACCACGCCAAGTGTCGCAAGTCTGGGCCTGATACAAGAGTATTTCCAGCGCTATCGCATCGTGGTTCTGCGCCACATTCTGGATACCGAGCCTGCGGAAATGGTCAAGGATGACCAGCGATTGCTGGAACTCAAAGGCAAGCTCGACGATGAATTGAAAACCTATGGCGATAATTACATCAGCAATGATGAAGACCGCCAGATGTATGACAAAACCAAGGCAGACTGGGATAAATATCAGCAGCTATTGCAGAATGTGCTGAGCCTTTCACGTGCAGGTGAGCGCGATCAGGCGGCCGCACTGCTCAAAGCGCAGGCCGATAATATTGCCCGGGATCTTACCGCCCATATCGAAGAACACTTCAAACTGAACATGACCTTTGGTACCGCTGCTGCGGAAGACGCCTTGGCAACGCGTCATACGGCGACCATCATTAATGTTGTGGTTGCAGTAGTAGTGACCCTGGCCGTGATTGTGATTGGTATCTTCATGCTGCGCGCCATCATGCGCCAATTGGGCCAGGAGCCAGCAGAGCTGGCTGAAATGAGCCGGAAATTTGCTGCGGGCGATCTGACCCAGAAAATCACGGTGGCCGAAGATGATAAATCCAGCGTGGTGTACTCCATGCGCCGGCTGCAGAAGACCCTGCAAGGCCTGACCGATTCTCTCAATTTTGTCAGTGCCGCCCATGAAAAAGGCGATATCGACGAGACCTTGAAGGCCGATCTGTTTGAAGGCTTGTTCCGTGATGTTGCCAATGGCGTCAATGGCATGGTCGGTGGCCATGTGAACATGATGCGCAAGACCATGGCTACGGTTGAAGGCTTTGGTGCCGGCAATTTTGATGCGCCGCTGGAGAAATTCCCGGGCAAGAAAGCCTTCATCAACGACACCATTGAAAAAGTTCGCAGCAACATCAAGAGCTTTATTGCGGACATGAACCACATGTCGCAGGAGCACGATGCGGGTGATATTGATGTCCGCATGGACGTGAGCAAATATCAGGGTGCCTATGCCGAGATGGCAAATGGCGTGAATACCATGGTGGGCGGTCATATTGATGTGAAGAAGAAATCCATGGCCGTGGTGCGTGCATTTGGTGAAGGTGATTTGACCGCGACCATCGAGCAATTGCCAGGCAAGAAGGCTTTCATCAACGAGGCGATTGAGAAAACCCGTGGCCAGCTGAAGGCTGCTGGCGAGGCTGCCCGTTTTGCCGAACTGATCAAGACCAGCCTGGACAATGCCGCTGTCAGTGTCATGGTAGCCGACCCTGATGGCATCATCATCTACATGAACAAGTTTACCGAAGACCTGATGAAGCGCTCCGAAGCCAATCTGCGCACACAACTGCCCAACTTCTCGGCGAACAATATCATTGGTCAGAACTTCGACGTTTATCACAAGAATCCCAGCCATCAGCGCAATATGCTGGCCAGCCTGCACAGCCCTTATGCCACGGAAATCACCGTCGGCGAGCAGATATTCAAGCTCAATGCAGCGCCTATCTTCAGTAGTAGCGGAGAACGTATGGGCACCGCCGTGCAGTGGATAGATCGCACGACCGAGGCACATGCCGAGCACGAAATCGGCGAGATCGTGAAAGCTGCTGCGGATGGTGACTTCAGCAAACGTGCGCGCAGTGATGGGCGTGAAGGCTTCTTCAAGCTGGTGGCTGAAGGCCTCAACCAGACCCTGGATACCATCATCGCGCCGATCAGCACGGTAAAAGAAGCGGCAGATGCGATCAACACCGCCGCGAAAGAAATTGCGCAGGGCAACTCCGACCTGAGCCGCCGTACGGAAGACCAGGCATCGTCGCTGGAAAAAACCGCTGCCAGCATGGAGCAGTTGGCCTCCACCGTGAAGCAGAACGCCGACAACGCCAAGCAAGCCAACCAGCTCGCTTCTGCGGCATCCGGTGTCGCTGTAAAGGGCGGCGAAGTGGTCGCCGATGTGGTGTCTACCATGAGCGCCATCAACGACAGCGCCCGCAAGATCGAAGACATTATCTCGGTGATTGACGGCATTGCCTTCCAGACCAACATCCTGGCGCTGAACGCTGCGGTAGAAGCCGCCCGTGCTGGTGAACAAGGCCGCGGCTTTGCCGTGGTAGCAGGCGAAGTACGCAACCTGGCGCAACGCTCTGCGGCAGCTGCCAAGGAAATCAAGGAACTGATCAACGACTCGGTTAGCAAGACCACCGAAGGTACGACTCTGGTGGAAAACGCCGGCAAGACCATGGAAGAAGTGGTGCAATCTGTGAAACGCGTATCAGACATCATTGGCGAAATTGCCGCGGCCTCGCAAGAGCAGAGCGCCGGTATTGCGCAGGTGAACGACGCCGTGATCAAGATGGACGACGTGACGCAGCAGAACACCGCGCTGGTGGAAGAGGCTGCTGCGGCAGCGGAATCGCTGGTTGAGCAGGCCACTGCGCTGACCGATGCCGTGGCAGACTTCAAGCTGCGTGAAGGCGATGTCCGCGCACCTGCCGCTGCCAAGATGCTGTCCCGGCCAGAAGTACGAAGCAACCCGGCTCCGCGTCCAGCGCCTGCCAGAGCAGCAGCTGCGCCAGTGCTCAAGGTCGCATCCAAGGCCAGCGTGAATGAGGATGAGTGGGAAGAGTTTTAA
- a CDS encoding chemotaxis protein CheW: MSSITESGNNDGVTNAKEFLTFVLGNEEYGLEILKVQEIRGYDAVTKIANTPDFIKGVVNLRGRIVPIVDLRIKFNLGKVEYNEFTVVIILNLNGRIVGMVVDGVSDVMSLQPNQIRAVPDIVASIDTKYIVGLASVEEKMFILVDIEQLMSSTDMELMDSVAMH, encoded by the coding sequence ATGAGCAGCATCACGGAAAGTGGTAACAACGACGGCGTTACCAATGCCAAGGAATTCCTGACCTTTGTACTGGGCAACGAAGAGTACGGCCTGGAAATTCTCAAGGTGCAGGAAATCCGTGGTTACGACGCCGTGACCAAGATTGCCAATACGCCTGACTTCATCAAGGGCGTGGTCAATCTGCGCGGCCGTATCGTGCCGATTGTGGATCTGCGCATCAAATTCAATCTGGGCAAGGTGGAGTACAACGAATTCACCGTGGTCATCATCCTCAACCTCAATGGCCGCATTGTCGGCATGGTGGTGGATGGCGTATCCGACGTGATGAGTCTGCAACCCAACCAGATTCGTGCAGTGCCCGACATTGTTGCCAGCATTGATACCAAGTACATCGTGGGGCTGGCATCGGTGGAAGAGAAAATGTTCATCCTGGTGGACATTGAGCAGTTGATGAGCAGTACGGACATGGAGCTGATGGATAGCGTCGCCATGCATTAA
- a CDS encoding chemotaxis protein CheW: protein MSIDMSQFYQAFFDEAEELLAEAEHLLLALDLDNPDSEDLNAIFRAAHSIKGGAATFGMTDMAEITHVLENLLDKIRKNEMALTGEHVDTFLEAKDVLNSQLEGHRSGADVDRDVQEEVKRKLKALSEGKPVSAAAEMAATAAPAAASAPAAPKPAAAAPAAPADKMRHYNIDVKALSEKDTANLEGELGLLGEVSSKRLDNGHVAFSLKTEDSEDDIISICAFIVEPEDIKITLQSGAAAPAAAAAAPADGKHRFNIEVPELSDKDAENLKSELALLGDVSISKAGGKTIFALTTEDSKDSIESICSFVVDLDTLVIKDAPAAAAPAPAEAPAADVAAAASGFIEGDGFGFFEPITPPAPAPVVEAEAPKPVEAAPAPVAEKKPAAAKKEVEKPAAAETTSIRVGVEKVDQLINLVGELVITQAMLEERISKLDPVTHEDLLNSLGQLTRNTRDLQESVMSIRMMPMDYVFSRFPRMVRDLATRLGKKVEFVTSGAATELDKGLIERIVDPLTHLVRNSIDHGIEVPDVRHKSGKNETGRLSLSASNRGGNIVIEVTDDGAGLNRERILSKAKQSGLPVSDTMPDSDVWQLIFAPGFSTAEQVTDVSGRGVGMDVVKRNVSAMGGVIDIRSALGYGTTMSISLPLTLAILDGMSVSLGDNMYVVPLNLIVETMQPQATDIKTVTGAGFMVHVRGEYLPIIPLYSLFNQPTQITNPVDGVLVIIEAEGKKAALFVDGLVGQQQVVIKSLETNYRKVPGISGATIMGDGSVALILDVPTIIKMGQNNNSEGVYQ from the coding sequence ATGTCGATTGATATGAGTCAGTTTTATCAGGCTTTCTTTGATGAAGCCGAGGAATTGCTCGCCGAGGCGGAGCATCTGTTGCTCGCCCTCGATCTGGACAATCCCGACTCGGAAGACCTGAATGCCATTTTCCGTGCTGCCCATTCCATCAAGGGCGGCGCCGCCACTTTCGGCATGACCGACATGGCAGAAATCACACACGTTCTGGAAAACCTGCTGGACAAGATCCGCAAGAACGAGATGGCGTTGACCGGTGAGCATGTGGACACCTTTCTCGAAGCCAAGGATGTGTTGAATTCGCAGCTGGAAGGCCACCGTTCCGGTGCCGATGTGGATCGCGATGTGCAGGAAGAAGTCAAACGCAAGCTGAAAGCCTTGTCCGAAGGCAAGCCGGTATCGGCCGCTGCGGAAATGGCGGCAACGGCCGCCCCGGCTGCGGCATCTGCCCCGGCGGCTCCCAAGCCCGCCGCTGCCGCCCCGGCTGCACCCGCAGACAAGATGCGTCATTACAATATCGACGTCAAAGCCTTGAGCGAAAAAGACACCGCCAACCTTGAAGGCGAGCTGGGTCTGCTCGGCGAAGTCAGCAGCAAGCGCCTTGATAATGGGCATGTGGCTTTCTCGCTGAAAACCGAAGACAGTGAAGATGACATCATCTCCATCTGCGCGTTTATTGTTGAACCCGAAGATATCAAGATCACCCTGCAGTCTGGCGCTGCTGCGCCAGCGGCTGCGGCGGCTGCCCCTGCCGATGGCAAGCACCGCTTCAACATTGAAGTGCCCGAGCTCAGCGACAAGGATGCAGAAAACCTGAAATCCGAGCTGGCATTGCTGGGTGACGTCAGCATCAGCAAGGCGGGTGGTAAAACCATCTTTGCCCTGACCACCGAAGATAGCAAAGACAGCATCGAATCCATCTGTTCGTTTGTGGTGGACCTCGACACGCTGGTGATCAAGGATGCCCCAGCCGCGGCTGCGCCAGCCCCTGCTGAAGCACCTGCGGCAGATGTCGCAGCTGCGGCAAGTGGCTTTATTGAAGGCGATGGCTTCGGCTTTTTTGAGCCGATCACGCCACCAGCGCCAGCACCCGTCGTCGAGGCGGAAGCTCCCAAGCCAGTGGAAGCAGCACCTGCCCCGGTTGCCGAGAAAAAACCCGCCGCCGCCAAAAAAGAAGTCGAAAAACCGGCCGCTGCCGAAACCACCTCGATTCGGGTGGGCGTAGAAAAGGTCGACCAGCTGATCAACCTGGTGGGCGAACTGGTGATTACCCAGGCCATGCTGGAAGAACGTATCAGCAAGCTGGACCCGGTTACCCATGAAGATCTGCTGAATAGCCTGGGCCAGCTCACCCGCAACACGCGTGATCTGCAAGAGTCGGTGATGTCTATCCGCATGATGCCGATGGACTATGTGTTCTCGCGCTTCCCCCGCATGGTGCGTGATCTGGCTACACGTCTCGGCAAGAAAGTGGAGTTTGTCACCAGTGGTGCCGCCACCGAGCTCGACAAGGGCCTGATCGAACGCATTGTGGATCCTTTGACCCACCTGGTGCGCAACAGCATTGACCATGGCATTGAAGTGCCGGACGTACGTCATAAATCCGGCAAGAATGAAACCGGCCGCTTGTCCCTGTCTGCTTCCAATCGCGGCGGCAACATCGTGATTGAAGTAACGGACGACGGCGCTGGCCTCAACCGTGAACGCATTCTGAGCAAGGCCAAGCAGAGCGGCCTGCCCGTGAGCGATACCATGCCCGATAGCGATGTCTGGCAGCTGATTTTTGCCCCGGGCTTTTCCACGGCCGAGCAGGTGACCGATGTATCCGGTCGCGGCGTTGGCATGGATGTGGTGAAGCGTAATGTGAGCGCCATGGGCGGCGTGATTGATATCCGCTCGGCGCTGGGCTACGGCACTACCATGTCGATCTCCTTGCCGCTGACGCTGGCGATTCTCGATGGCATGTCGGTTTCGCTGGGCGACAACATGTACGTGGTGCCACTCAATCTCATCGTGGAAACCATGCAGCCGCAAGCGACGGACATCAAGACCGTCACCGGTGCCGGTTTCATGGTGCATGTGCGCGGCGAATATCTGCCGATTATTCCGCTGTATTCCCTGTTTAATCAGCCTACCCAGATCACCAACCCGGTGGATGGTGTGCTGGTGATCATTGAAGCCGAAGGCAAAAAAGCCGCCCTGTTTGTCGATGGCCTGGTTGGCCAGCAACAGGTGGTGATCAAGAGTCTGGAAACCAATTACCGCAAAGTGCCCGGTATTTCAGGTGCCACCATCATGGGCGACGGCTCGGTCGCGCTCATCCTGGATGTGCCCACCATTATCAAGATGGGCCAGAACAATAATTCTGAAGGAGTGTATCAATGA
- a CDS encoding response regulator: MAKTILAVDDSGSLRQMVAFSLTAAGYQVVQAVDGQDGLNKARDQVVDLVLTDQNMPNMDGLTLIKSLRGMSSYQKVPILMLTTESSDEMKAKGRAAGANGWLVKPFDPKRLIDVVQKVIG, encoded by the coding sequence ATGGCAAAAACAATTTTAGCGGTCGATGATTCGGGATCTTTACGTCAGATGGTGGCGTTCAGTCTGACGGCGGCTGGCTATCAGGTCGTGCAAGCTGTGGATGGCCAGGATGGCTTGAACAAGGCGCGCGACCAGGTAGTGGACCTGGTGCTGACGGATCAGAACATGCCCAATATGGATGGCCTGACGCTGATCAAATCCCTGCGTGGCATGAGCAGCTATCAGAAGGTGCCTATCCTGATGCTGACCACCGAATCCAGCGACGAGATGAAGGCCAAAGGCCGCGCTGCCGGTGCCAATGGCTGGCTGGTCAAGCCGTTTGATCCCAAGCGCTTGATTGATGTTGTACAAAAAGTAATCGGTTAA
- the motB gene encoding flagellar motor protein MotB, which translates to MAEDTKPIIVKRIKKVAGGHHGGAWKIAYADFVTAMMAFFLLMWLLGSTSKATLEGISEYFKMPLKVALQGGPSVAASDSVLKGGGKDLTKKQAQVKPVDGPKGKQKEVDIKDAKTALEKAEQEKLAELKLKIEEAIDASATLSKFKKQLLIDITSEGLRIQIVDEQNRPMFASSKAELQPYAKQILHEIGSMLNDVPNKISLSGHTDAVPYPTGDKGYSNWELSSDRANASRRELVAGGMDESKLLRVVGLSSASLFDKENPLNPVNRRISIIIMNKKAEEDAVKDEGATVNVPSDNAASEVQKATEVQKAATGQ; encoded by the coding sequence GTGGCAGAAGATACCAAGCCGATAATTGTCAAACGCATTAAAAAGGTGGCCGGTGGTCACCATGGCGGGGCATGGAAGATTGCCTACGCCGACTTCGTCACCGCCATGATGGCGTTCTTCCTGCTGATGTGGCTGTTGGGGTCTACCTCCAAGGCCACGCTGGAGGGAATTTCCGAGTATTTCAAAATGCCGCTCAAGGTTGCGCTGCAAGGCGGGCCCTCGGTTGCAGCCAGCGATTCGGTGCTAAAAGGCGGCGGCAAGGACCTCACCAAAAAGCAGGCGCAGGTAAAACCTGTCGATGGCCCTAAAGGAAAGCAAAAAGAGGTCGATATAAAAGATGCGAAGACTGCTCTGGAGAAGGCGGAACAGGAAAAACTGGCTGAACTGAAACTCAAGATTGAAGAAGCGATTGATGCCAGCGCCACCTTGAGCAAGTTCAAAAAGCAATTGCTGATTGATATTACGTCGGAAGGCTTGCGCATCCAGATCGTGGATGAGCAGAACCGGCCTATGTTTGCTTCTTCCAAAGCCGAGCTACAGCCTTACGCCAAGCAGATTTTGCATGAGATAGGCAGCATGCTGAACGATGTGCCAAACAAGATCAGCTTGTCGGGACATACCGATGCTGTGCCTTACCCCACCGGGGATAAAGGTTACAGCAACTGGGAGCTTTCTTCTGACCGGGCCAATGCCTCGCGCCGCGAGCTGGTGGCGGGCGGAATGGATGAATCAAAGCTGTTGCGTGTGGTGGGGCTGTCATCGGCTTCCTTGTTTGACAAGGAAAACCCGTTGAACCCGGTGAACCGCCGGATCAGCATCATCATCATGAACAAAAAGGCCGAGGAAGACGCGGTCAAGGATGAAGGTGCGACGGTCAATGTGCCGTCGGATAACGCCGCCAGTGAAGTCCAAAAAGCGACTGAAGTGCAGAAAGCGGCGACTGGCCAATGA
- the motA gene encoding flagellar motor stator protein MotA, with protein MLVIVGYVVVLAAVFGGYALAGGHLGALWQPLEVLMIFGGAIGAFIVGNNGKALKATLGALPTLFKGSKFTKALYMDLLALLFEILSKIRKDGMMSIENDVENPESSPLFSKYPALQADHHLMEFITDYLRLMISGNMDAFQVENLMDNEIETHHQEGHVPVHCIARLGDGLPAFGIVAAVMGVVHTMENVALPPAELGILIAHALVGTFLGILLAYGFIGPLSSLLEQKLDESTKMYQTVKATLLASLNGYAPAIAVEFGRKVLYSTERPGFTELEEHVKQAKSK; from the coding sequence GTGCTAGTAATCGTAGGGTATGTTGTGGTCCTGGCGGCCGTGTTCGGGGGATACGCGCTGGCAGGGGGGCATTTGGGGGCCTTGTGGCAACCCCTTGAAGTATTGATGATTTTTGGTGGTGCCATCGGGGCGTTTATTGTCGGCAATAACGGCAAGGCGTTGAAAGCAACGCTGGGCGCGCTGCCAACACTATTCAAAGGTTCCAAATTCACCAAAGCGCTGTACATGGATTTGCTGGCCTTGCTGTTCGAAATTCTCAGCAAGATCCGCAAAGACGGCATGATGTCGATTGAAAACGACGTTGAAAATCCCGAGAGCAGCCCCCTCTTCAGCAAATACCCTGCCTTGCAGGCAGATCACCACCTTATGGAATTCATCACCGATTATCTGCGCTTGATGATTTCCGGCAACATGGATGCCTTCCAGGTGGAAAATCTCATGGATAACGAAATCGAAACCCACCACCAGGAAGGGCATGTGCCGGTGCACTGTATCGCCCGCCTGGGCGATGGCCTGCCTGCTTTTGGTATTGTGGCCGCGGTGATGGGCGTGGTGCACACCATGGAAAACGTGGCCTTGCCACCTGCCGAACTGGGCATTCTGATTGCCCACGCGCTGGTGGGTACCTTCCTCGGTATTCTGCTTGCCTATGGTTTCATCGGCCCGCTTTCCAGCCTGCTGGAACAAAAGCTGGATGAGTCCACCAAGATGTACCAGACCGTGAAGGCTACGCTGCTGGCCAGCCTCAACGGCTACGCCCCGGCGATTGCTGTCGAGTTTGGCCGCAAGGTACTGTACTCCACCGAACGCCCTGGCTTTACCGAGCTCGAAGAGCACGTCAAGCAAGCCAAGTCCAAATAA
- a CDS encoding sigma-70 family RNA polymerase sigma factor — protein sequence MPDNSISPTVESLYSDHHGWLYGWLRRKLGDSFAAADLAQDTFVSILTASSASQIQEPRPFLATIARRLIANRYRRQLLENAYLDMLATLPEALMPSPEAQYLALEALRQLDQALNGLPPRVKEAFLLAHFEELSYLEIATRLKVSISSVKQYLTRANRHCLFALA from the coding sequence ATGCCTGACAATTCAATTTCCCCTACGGTTGAAAGCCTGTACAGCGACCACCATGGTTGGCTGTATGGCTGGCTCAGGCGCAAGCTGGGAGATTCGTTCGCCGCTGCAGATCTTGCGCAGGATACGTTCGTCAGTATCCTCACCGCAAGCTCTGCCAGCCAGATTCAGGAGCCAAGGCCATTTCTCGCCACTATTGCGCGCCGCTTGATCGCCAACCGCTATCGCCGTCAGCTGCTCGAAAATGCCTACCTTGACATGCTGGCCACTTTGCCAGAAGCGCTGATGCCATCGCCCGAGGCACAATACCTGGCATTAGAGGCTTTGCGTCAGCTCGACCAGGCGCTTAACGGCTTGCCACCGCGGGTGAAAGAAGCCTTTTTGCTTGCGCACTTTGAAGAGCTGAGTTACCTGGAGATCGCAACGCGGCTGAAGGTGTCCATCAGCTCGGTCAAGCAATACCTTACGCGTGCCAACCGGCATTGTCTGTTCGCGCTGGCCTGA